Proteins encoded by one window of Martelella endophytica:
- a CDS encoding ABC transporter substrate-binding protein yields the protein MKLKTTILATLMAATSLTAAQAADLRMSWWGGDSRHVATQDALKYCGEKLGHTISPEFTGWDGHQEKITTQLAGGTEADIMQINWPWLPLFTPRGEGFADLNDYADIIDLTQWTKDDLASGSVNGHLQGLPLSTTGRLPWFNQTTFEKAGVPIPTTWDDLDTAAAAFKEKLGDGYYPYEATGADGLDARLLMMAYLTQKTGKTMIDPETGEFLYSVEEIKEGLDLYKRFQDEGAIIPWPEVAAGGNRPLHENPAWADGHIAGTFQWDTVYSKINDPLQEGEVLVPTKILLAEGATNDGVYRKPSMLFSISKNSKDPKAAAEVVNCLLNDSGAIEILGTQRGIPAAKGAYEQLKAAGAIEPQLAAAHDIILEATGPTISPLNEHPQFVQVFGDILEEFAYGQIDSETAAEEIVEGSTDVLQGLQN from the coding sequence ATGAAACTGAAGACGACTATACTGGCCACGCTGATGGCCGCAACCAGTCTCACCGCAGCCCAGGCGGCGGATCTGCGCATGTCATGGTGGGGCGGCGACAGCCGTCACGTGGCAACGCAGGACGCGCTGAAATATTGCGGCGAAAAGCTCGGCCACACCATCAGCCCGGAATTCACCGGCTGGGACGGCCACCAGGAAAAGATCACCACGCAGCTTGCCGGCGGTACCGAAGCCGACATCATGCAGATCAACTGGCCATGGCTGCCGCTGTTCACGCCGCGTGGCGAGGGCTTCGCCGATCTCAACGACTACGCCGACATCATCGACCTGACGCAGTGGACCAAGGACGATCTGGCATCGGGTTCGGTCAACGGCCATCTTCAGGGCCTGCCGCTGTCGACCACCGGCCGCCTGCCGTGGTTCAACCAGACCACCTTCGAAAAGGCCGGCGTGCCGATCCCGACGACCTGGGATGACCTCGACACCGCCGCCGCCGCCTTCAAGGAAAAGCTCGGCGACGGCTACTACCCCTACGAAGCGACCGGCGCCGACGGACTTGACGCCCGCCTTCTGATGATGGCCTACCTGACCCAGAAGACCGGCAAGACCATGATCGACCCGGAAACCGGCGAATTCCTCTATTCCGTTGAGGAAATCAAGGAAGGGCTCGATCTCTACAAGCGGTTCCAGGACGAAGGCGCGATCATTCCGTGGCCGGAAGTGGCCGCCGGCGGCAACCGCCCGCTGCATGAAAACCCGGCATGGGCCGATGGCCACATCGCCGGCACGTTCCAGTGGGACACGGTCTACTCCAAGATCAATGACCCGCTTCAGGAAGGTGAAGTTCTCGTCCCGACCAAGATCCTGCTCGCCGAAGGCGCCACCAATGACGGCGTCTATCGCAAGCCTTCGATGCTGTTCTCGATTTCGAAGAACTCGAAGGATCCGAAGGCCGCTGCCGAAGTCGTCAATTGCCTGCTGAACGATTCCGGTGCGATCGAGATCCTCGGGACCCAGCGTGGCATTCCGGCTGCCAAGGGTGCCTATGAGCAGCTGAAGGCCGCCGGCGCGATCGAGCCGCAGCTCGCCGCTGCCCACGACATCATCCTGGAAGCCACCGGCCCCACGATCTCGCCGCTCAACGAGCATCCGCAGTTCGTGCAGGTCTTCGGCGATATTCTCGAGGAGTTTGCCTACGGTCAGATCGATTCCGAAACGGCCGCAGAGGAAATCGTCGAGGGTTCGACCGACGTTCTGCAGGGGCTTCAGAACTAA
- a CDS encoding glycoside hydrolase family 88 protein, producing the protein MTAIELLAVTARTATFAVFSGRNNYFLKSPQAWRLVADGTEVQAGEIDRTVFSVSDLTPEAGYRLEIGGESLDFSTAAESRYADITEFGASPESENNAAAIQSAIDAMPEGATLHIGPGIWKSGPLFLTSGLTLVLDRDAVLYGIADRSQYPILPARRDDGRVLGTWEGVAEACYASLITAIDATGVAIVGDGRIDAGGDRGDWWTWHKETRDGARRPRSLFFSYCRDVTIAGITICNSPAWMLHPVFTRDMLVAGVKIESDPHSPNTDGFDPECCENVTMRGIHFSVGDDCIAIKAGKRDPKGGLDGPTRDIRIENCFMERGHGGVVIGSEMSGTVSGVTVARCEMRDTDRGLRVKTRRGRGAYVSRILVEDCVMDNVASPFVMNAFYFCDADGKSDYVQSRALSPVDETTPRMSDITFRRIVARNVHTAAAAFYGLPEMPIENVTIEDYTVSYAPDAVAAPPVMACQIDPVRHGGIIAENAFVSARNVVFERQGTEEPFYRQWLLRYCDEYAADYRAYKGGPLCYEDGCLYRGLIALHEVTGEQRWVDHMVRLVNAQVAPDGTMAGYELEDFNIDNVLSGRALVWLAQRFDDPRYRKAADTLAEQLSRHPRVKEGPHWHKHRYPEQVWLDGLYMGLPFKLEYGLAFGRPDFVEEAADELLAGLALTYDASSRLYRHAYDSAKAQPWADPETGLSPAHWARAIGWAAMAMIDVVENLPAGEKRDAITARWQALAARLTELVTADGRWLQVPDMPEMGGNYAESSATAMLAYVYMKASRLGLGTDRDPGIAAFESLIKNAFETDVTGRRVLGRIVWVAGLGGFNGNYRDGTPGYYLTEAINPDDIKGVGPFMMGFAETL; encoded by the coding sequence ATGACCGCCATCGAGCTTCTCGCCGTGACGGCGAGGACGGCGACGTTTGCCGTTTTTTCCGGACGGAATAACTATTTCCTGAAGTCGCCGCAGGCATGGCGTCTCGTGGCCGATGGCACCGAGGTGCAGGCCGGCGAGATCGATCGGACCGTCTTTTCCGTGAGCGACCTGACACCGGAAGCCGGCTACCGCCTCGAGATCGGGGGCGAGAGCCTCGATTTCAGCACGGCTGCCGAAAGCCGCTACGCCGATATCACCGAATTCGGTGCCTCGCCGGAGAGCGAGAATAACGCCGCAGCCATCCAGTCGGCGATCGACGCCATGCCGGAGGGGGCGACCCTCCACATCGGCCCCGGTATCTGGAAGAGCGGGCCGCTGTTCCTGACGTCCGGTCTGACCCTCGTTCTCGATCGCGATGCCGTGCTCTATGGCATTGCCGACCGTTCGCAATATCCGATCCTCCCCGCCCGTCGCGACGATGGTCGTGTGCTCGGCACCTGGGAAGGCGTGGCAGAAGCCTGCTATGCCTCGCTGATCACCGCCATCGACGCGACGGGCGTCGCGATTGTCGGCGATGGGCGGATCGATGCCGGCGGCGACCGCGGCGACTGGTGGACATGGCACAAGGAAACGCGCGATGGCGCCCGCCGTCCGCGCAGCCTGTTCTTCAGCTATTGCCGCGATGTCACCATTGCCGGCATCACCATCTGCAATTCCCCGGCCTGGATGCTGCATCCGGTCTTCACGCGCGACATGCTTGTCGCCGGGGTGAAGATCGAGAGCGATCCGCATTCACCGAACACCGATGGTTTCGATCCGGAGTGCTGCGAGAATGTCACCATGCGCGGCATTCATTTCTCCGTCGGCGACGACTGCATCGCCATCAAGGCAGGCAAGCGCGATCCGAAGGGCGGGCTCGATGGTCCGACACGCGATATCCGCATCGAAAACTGCTTCATGGAGCGTGGCCATGGCGGCGTGGTCATCGGCTCGGAAATGAGCGGTACGGTGTCCGGTGTCACCGTTGCACGCTGCGAGATGCGCGACACCGATCGCGGCCTCAGGGTCAAGACCCGGCGCGGACGTGGCGCTTACGTCTCCCGCATCCTCGTTGAGGATTGCGTGATGGACAACGTCGCAAGCCCCTTCGTCATGAACGCCTTCTATTTCTGCGACGCTGACGGCAAGTCCGACTATGTCCAGTCGCGCGCACTTTCGCCGGTGGACGAGACGACGCCGCGCATGTCGGATATCACCTTCCGCCGGATTGTCGCACGTAATGTCCACACGGCCGCCGCCGCCTTTTATGGCCTGCCGGAAATGCCGATCGAAAATGTCACCATCGAGGACTACACGGTCTCCTATGCGCCCGATGCTGTCGCGGCGCCGCCGGTGATGGCCTGCCAGATCGATCCCGTGCGTCATGGCGGGATCATTGCCGAAAACGCCTTCGTCAGCGCCCGGAATGTCGTCTTCGAGCGGCAGGGCACGGAAGAACCGTTTTATCGTCAGTGGCTGCTGCGCTATTGCGACGAATACGCCGCCGACTACCGGGCCTACAAGGGCGGGCCGCTCTGCTATGAGGACGGCTGCCTTTATCGCGGTCTGATCGCGCTGCATGAGGTGACCGGCGAGCAGCGCTGGGTCGATCATATGGTCCGTCTGGTCAACGCTCAGGTTGCTCCTGACGGCACGATGGCGGGCTACGAGCTTGAGGATTTCAACATCGACAACGTGCTCTCCGGGCGCGCGCTGGTGTGGCTTGCCCAACGTTTCGATGATCCACGTTACCGCAAGGCCGCAGACACGCTGGCCGAGCAGCTTTCCCGCCATCCGCGCGTCAAGGAAGGCCCGCACTGGCACAAGCATCGCTATCCGGAGCAGGTCTGGCTCGACGGGCTCTATATGGGCCTGCCGTTCAAGCTGGAATACGGCCTCGCCTTTGGCCGTCCCGATTTCGTGGAAGAGGCGGCGGATGAGCTGCTGGCCGGTCTCGCTCTCACCTATGACGCGTCGAGCCGGCTCTACCGCCACGCTTACGATTCCGCGAAGGCCCAGCCCTGGGCCGACCCGGAGACCGGACTTTCGCCGGCGCACTGGGCGCGGGCGATCGGCTGGGCGGCCATGGCCATGATCGACGTCGTCGAGAACCTCCCGGCGGGCGAAAAGCGCGATGCGATCACCGCCCGCTGGCAGGCGCTGGCCGCGCGTCTCACAGAGCTTGTAACGGCCGATGGCCGCTGGCTGCAGGTTCCCGACATGCCGGAGATGGGCGGCAATTATGCCGAAAGCTCGGCAACGGCCATGCTTGCCTATGTCTACATGAAGGCTTCCCGCCTCGGTCTCGGCACTGATCGCGACCCCGGTATTGCCGCTTTCGAATCGCTGATCAAGAATGCCTTCGAGACCGATGTCACCGGCCGCCGTGTTCTTGGCCGCATCGTCTGGGTCGCCGGCCTCGGCGGCTTCAACGGCAACTATCGCGACGGCACGCCGGGCTACTACCTCACCGAGGCAATCAACCCCGACGACATCAAGGGCGTCGGGCCGTTCATGATGGGGTTTGCGGAGACGCTGTAG
- a CDS encoding ABC transporter ATP-binding protein, with the protein MLKLSDIHITFNAGTATEVRALRGVSLDIAEGEFVTVIGSNGAGKSTLLSTVVGTTKPDTGTVHLAGNDVTAWPAAKRAGLVGRVFQEPRLGTCSSLSIEENLALAAARGKRRGLSLALGKHGQKAMFAEHLEKLGLGLEHRMATPIGALSGGQRQAVSLLMATLLPMKILVLDEHTAALDPSAAHKVLTLSAEIAGEGRLTTLMVTHSMKDALAYGSRTLMMNAGRIVLDIKGEERSKLKVSDLLERFGRAAGTEIDDDQLMLG; encoded by the coding sequence ATGCTGAAACTCTCCGACATCCACATCACCTTCAATGCCGGCACGGCGACCGAAGTGCGGGCGCTGCGCGGCGTCTCGCTCGACATCGCCGAGGGTGAATTCGTCACCGTCATCGGCTCCAACGGCGCCGGCAAGTCGACGCTGCTTTCGACCGTCGTCGGTACCACCAAACCGGATACCGGCACTGTGCATCTTGCCGGCAATGACGTCACCGCCTGGCCCGCCGCCAAGCGCGCCGGGCTCGTCGGCCGGGTGTTTCAGGAACCGCGGCTCGGCACCTGCTCGTCGCTGTCGATCGAGGAAAACCTGGCCCTCGCTGCCGCCCGCGGCAAAAGGCGCGGGCTGAGCCTCGCCCTCGGCAAGCACGGTCAGAAGGCGATGTTCGCCGAGCATCTGGAAAAGCTCGGCCTCGGGCTCGAGCACCGCATGGCAACCCCGATCGGAGCGCTCTCCGGCGGCCAGCGCCAGGCCGTCAGCCTGCTGATGGCGACGCTTTTGCCGATGAAGATCCTCGTCCTCGACGAACACACCGCCGCTCTCGACCCGTCTGCCGCCCACAAGGTGCTGACACTCTCAGCCGAGATCGCCGGTGAAGGTCGCCTGACGACGCTGATGGTCACGCATTCGATGAAGGACGCGCTGGCTTACGGCTCGCGAACGCTGATGATGAATGCCGGCCGCATCGTGCTCGATATCAAGGGCGAGGAACGCTCGAAGCTCAAGGTCTCCGACCTGCTCGAACGTTTCGGCCGCGCGGCGGGAACCGAGATCGACGATGATCAGCTGATGCTGGGATGA
- a CDS encoding ABC transporter permease, translating to MTLFALAGAFETGLLFALVALSIFMSFRVLDFPDLTVDGSFPLGAAVSAAAIVHGIDPFIATVFGMLAGAIAGFVTGLLNVRFGIMNLLAGILSMVALFSINLRIMGRPNLPVYGHDTVFSRFESLVGAGLWSNTILLLIIAIGAKLIIDWFLKTELGLGLRASGENPAMAEAQGIRNGAMTLLGMAIANALCALAGSLFAQMQGVADVTMGVGTIVTGLAALIIGEAILGRRTVFLATLGCVIGAVVYRLFIAFALSAGFIGIKPQDLNLITAIVVAVAVVLSQSRGKKGRKSLFNFKLVRGAQQADEEQS from the coding sequence ATGACGCTTTTCGCGCTCGCCGGAGCTTTTGAGACCGGCTTGCTCTTCGCCCTCGTGGCGTTGAGCATCTTCATGTCCTTCCGGGTCCTGGACTTTCCGGACCTGACGGTGGACGGGAGCTTTCCTCTCGGCGCGGCGGTTTCCGCCGCCGCCATCGTCCACGGCATCGACCCCTTCATTGCGACCGTCTTCGGCATGCTTGCCGGCGCCATCGCCGGTTTCGTCACCGGGCTGCTGAATGTCCGCTTCGGCATTATGAACCTGCTTGCCGGCATCCTCTCCATGGTGGCGCTGTTTTCGATCAACCTCCGGATCATGGGACGGCCGAACCTTCCGGTCTATGGCCACGACACCGTGTTTTCCCGTTTCGAAAGCCTTGTCGGCGCCGGGCTATGGAGCAACACGATCCTGCTCCTCATCATCGCCATCGGCGCCAAGCTGATCATTGACTGGTTCCTGAAGACCGAACTTGGCCTCGGCCTTCGCGCCTCCGGCGAAAACCCGGCCATGGCGGAAGCCCAGGGCATCCGCAACGGCGCGATGACGCTGCTCGGCATGGCGATCGCCAATGCGCTCTGTGCGCTGGCGGGTTCGCTGTTTGCCCAGATGCAGGGTGTGGCAGACGTCACCATGGGCGTCGGCACCATCGTCACCGGGCTTGCGGCGCTGATCATCGGCGAGGCCATTCTCGGCCGCCGCACGGTGTTTCTGGCGACGCTCGGCTGCGTCATCGGCGCGGTCGTCTACCGCCTGTTCATCGCCTTCGCGCTGTCGGCCGGCTTCATCGGCATCAAGCCGCAGGACCTGAACCTGATCACCGCCATCGTCGTGGCCGTCGCCGTCGTGCTTTCCCAGAGCCGCGGCAAGAAGGGGCGCAAGTCGCTGTTCAACTTCAAGCTCGTACGCGGCGCACAACAGGCTGACGAGGAGCAGAGCTGA
- a CDS encoding ABC transporter substrate-binding protein has protein sequence MKTAVLATAAMAALAGFAAPVVAQDTKTVAITYIVEHPALDAVREGIVESLAEKGYTEGENLKVVARSAQGNMTTQTQIADEFAGIKPDVSVGISTPSAQALKNAMGDAPVVFAAVTDPVAAGLIESPEAPEANITGTSDKQPPKPALELIQKLVPDVKTIGVIYNPGEANSVVQVDEIKAGAEELGLTVVESPAAQSTMVPDAARNLVGKADAILLPTDNSVISVLEAIVTVGERAKLPVFTTDTDSVERGAVAALGFNYAEMGKVTGDMVAQILDGTAIADIPVVVPGNQDLFLNMKAAEAMGVEVPADVKDSAKKVIE, from the coding sequence TTGAAGACAGCGGTGCTGGCCACCGCCGCCATGGCTGCGCTTGCCGGCTTTGCCGCGCCAGTCGTGGCGCAGGATACCAAGACCGTTGCCATCACCTATATCGTGGAACACCCCGCGCTTGACGCCGTACGCGAAGGCATCGTCGAAAGCCTCGCCGAAAAGGGCTACACGGAAGGCGAGAACCTGAAGGTCGTCGCCCGCTCCGCCCAGGGCAACATGACCACGCAGACGCAGATCGCCGATGAATTCGCCGGCATCAAGCCCGACGTTTCCGTCGGCATCTCGACCCCGTCGGCGCAGGCGCTGAAGAACGCCATGGGCGATGCCCCCGTCGTCTTCGCCGCCGTGACCGACCCGGTCGCCGCCGGCCTGATCGAGAGCCCCGAAGCGCCGGAAGCCAACATCACCGGCACCTCCGACAAGCAGCCGCCGAAGCCGGCACTGGAGCTGATCCAGAAGCTCGTTCCGGACGTCAAGACCATCGGCGTCATCTATAATCCAGGCGAAGCCAACTCGGTCGTCCAGGTGGATGAGATCAAGGCCGGCGCCGAGGAACTCGGCCTCACCGTCGTCGAAAGCCCCGCCGCCCAGTCGACCATGGTTCCGGATGCCGCCCGCAATCTCGTCGGCAAGGCTGACGCGATCCTGCTGCCGACCGACAATTCGGTGATCTCGGTCCTCGAAGCCATCGTCACCGTCGGCGAACGCGCCAAGCTGCCGGTCTTCACCACCGACACCGATTCCGTCGAACGTGGTGCCGTTGCGGCGCTCGGCTTCAACTATGCCGAAATGGGCAAGGTCACCGGCGACATGGTCGCCCAGATCCTCGACGGGACGGCGATCGCCGATATTCCGGTCGTCGTTCCCGGCAATCAGGATCTGTTCCTGAACATGAAGGCGGCCGAAGCCATGGGCGTCGAGGTGCCTGCGGACGTCAAAGACAGCGCCAAGAAGGTCATCGAATAA
- the ung gene encoding uracil-DNA glycosylase, producing MGEGEIRLEQGWREKLKPEFESAYMASLKSFLVDEKRAGQTVFPKGNEYFRALDLTPLDQVRVVILGQDPYHGPGQAHGLCFSVRPGVRTPPSLVNIYKELATDVGFQKVNHGFLEHWAKQGVLLLNSVLTVRQAAAASHRGKGWEEFTDAVIRTVNEECPHVVFILWGAYAQKKASFVDRNRHLVLKAPHPSPLSAHNGFFGSRPFSKANQFLLEQGMEPIDWQLPQDPEDS from the coding sequence ATGGGCGAGGGCGAAATCAGGTTGGAACAGGGCTGGCGCGAGAAGCTGAAGCCGGAATTCGAGAGTGCCTATATGGCCTCCCTGAAGTCGTTTCTGGTGGACGAAAAGCGCGCCGGACAGACGGTTTTTCCCAAGGGCAACGAATATTTCCGCGCGCTCGACCTGACGCCGCTCGATCAGGTCAGGGTGGTCATTCTCGGTCAGGATCCCTATCACGGACCGGGGCAGGCGCATGGCCTCTGCTTTTCCGTTCGGCCCGGCGTGCGCACACCGCCGTCGCTCGTCAATATCTACAAGGAACTCGCCACCGATGTCGGCTTCCAGAAGGTCAATCACGGCTTTCTGGAGCATTGGGCGAAGCAGGGCGTGCTGCTGCTGAACTCGGTGCTCACCGTCCGGCAGGCCGCCGCCGCATCGCATCGCGGCAAGGGCTGGGAAGAGTTTACCGATGCCGTCATCCGCACCGTCAACGAGGAATGCCCGCATGTGGTCTTCATCCTCTGGGGCGCCTATGCGCAGAAGAAGGCCAGTTTTGTCGATCGAAACCGGCATCTGGTGCTGAAGGCGCCGCATCCTTCGCCGCTCTCCGCGCATAACGGCTTTTTCGGCAGCCGGCCGTTTTCCAAGGCCAACCAGTTTCTGCTGGAGCAGGGCATGGAGCCGATCGACTGGCAGCTTCCGCAGGATCCTGAAGATAGCTGA
- a CDS encoding aldehyde dehydrogenase family protein: MSNHQKFFIDGKWVAPTGDKTLDVINPATEEAFTAIALGNATDVEKAVMAARGAFDSFSRTTREERMALLQRIIECYLAREDDLVEAVSNEMGAPLAFARENQVPVGASHLKSTLEALATFEFEEVRNKGLIVREPIGVCALITPWNWPLNQICAKVAPAIATGCTMVLKPSEIAPVSGIIFAEIMEEAGVPAGVFNLVNGTGPDVGQVMAGHPEVDMVSFTGSTRAGIIVAKTAADTVKRVCQELGGKSPNIILDDADLEKAVAHGVRNCFDNSGQSCDAPTRMLVPEGKHDAALEIARVTAESLKTGDPRAEGTDLGPVVSKVQYDKIQGLIEAAIAEGATLVTGGPGLPEGLSRGYYIRPTVFGNVDNEMTIARQEVFGPVLSILPYANEEQAIAIANDTEYGLGAYVQSGSLDHARAVAKRIRAGNVSINGPTWDTAIPFGGYKQSGNGREFADWGMHDFLEIKGIRGYTA, encoded by the coding sequence ATGAGCAACCATCAGAAATTCTTCATCGACGGCAAGTGGGTCGCGCCGACCGGGGACAAGACGCTCGATGTCATCAATCCGGCAACGGAGGAAGCCTTTACCGCGATCGCGCTTGGCAATGCGACCGACGTCGAAAAGGCGGTGATGGCGGCGCGGGGGGCCTTCGACAGCTTCTCGCGCACCACGCGCGAGGAGCGGATGGCGCTGCTTCAGCGCATCATCGAATGCTATCTGGCGCGCGAGGACGATCTTGTCGAAGCGGTCAGCAACGAAATGGGCGCACCGCTCGCCTTTGCCCGTGAGAACCAGGTGCCTGTCGGCGCCTCGCATCTGAAATCCACCCTGGAAGCGCTTGCCACATTCGAATTCGAGGAAGTGCGCAACAAGGGACTGATCGTGCGCGAGCCGATCGGTGTCTGCGCGCTGATCACGCCGTGGAACTGGCCGCTGAACCAGATCTGCGCCAAGGTCGCGCCGGCGATCGCGACGGGATGCACCATGGTGCTGAAACCCTCCGAGATCGCGCCTGTCTCCGGCATCATCTTCGCCGAGATCATGGAGGAAGCCGGCGTCCCCGCCGGTGTCTTCAACCTCGTCAATGGTACCGGGCCGGATGTTGGCCAGGTCATGGCGGGCCACCCCGAGGTCGACATGGTGTCGTTCACCGGCTCGACGCGCGCCGGCATCATCGTGGCGAAGACTGCGGCCGACACGGTCAAGCGCGTCTGCCAGGAACTCGGTGGCAAGTCGCCGAACATCATCCTCGATGATGCCGACCTCGAAAAGGCTGTCGCCCACGGCGTGCGCAACTGCTTCGACAATTCGGGCCAGTCCTGCGATGCGCCGACCCGCATGCTGGTGCCGGAGGGCAAGCATGATGCAGCCCTTGAAATCGCCAGGGTCACGGCCGAGAGCCTGAAGACCGGCGATCCCCGCGCCGAGGGTACCGATCTCGGCCCGGTCGTCAGCAAGGTCCAGTACGACAAGATTCAGGGCCTTATCGAGGCTGCGATCGCGGAAGGCGCGACGCTCGTCACCGGCGGTCCCGGCCTGCCGGAGGGGCTCAGTCGGGGCTACTACATTCGTCCGACCGTGTTCGGCAATGTCGACAACGAAATGACCATCGCACGACAGGAGGTCTTCGGTCCGGTGCTGTCGATCCTGCCCTACGCCAACGAGGAGCAGGCGATCGCGATCGCCAACGACACCGAATATGGCCTCGGCGCCTATGTCCAGTCCGGTTCGCTCGATCACGCCCGCGCCGTCGCGAAGCGGATCCGCGCCGGCAATGTCTCGATCAACGGACCGACATGGGACACGGCCATTCCCTTCGGCGGCTACAAGCAATCCGGCAACGGACGCGAATTTGCCGACTGGGGCATGCACGATTTTCTGGAAATCAAGGGGATACGCGGCTACACGGCTTAA
- a CDS encoding RidA family protein, whose translation MKKIINPAGLRRPFSNSSHGVYVPPGAGLLVISGQVGIGPDDVIPRSVKAQAELCFETIGKILAEAGMGFEDIIRVNGYVTMREDIPAYLEVRDRYVGDPMPVSTQLIVSGFTRAEFLVEVEVTAAKAA comes from the coding sequence ATGAAGAAGATCATCAATCCGGCGGGCCTGCGCCGTCCCTTCAGCAACAGCAGCCACGGCGTCTACGTGCCGCCGGGTGCCGGGCTTCTGGTCATCTCCGGTCAGGTCGGCATCGGCCCGGACGATGTCATCCCGCGCTCGGTCAAGGCGCAGGCGGAACTCTGTTTCGAGACGATCGGCAAGATCCTCGCCGAAGCCGGAATGGGCTTCGAGGACATCATCCGCGTCAACGGCTACGTCACCATGCGCGAGGATATCCCCGCCTATCTCGAGGTGCGCGACCGCTATGTCGGGGACCCGATGCCGGTCTCGACCCAGCTCATCGTCAGCGGCTTCACCCGCGCCGAATTCCTGGTCGAGGTCGAGGTGACGGCGGCAAAGGCGGCCTGA
- a CDS encoding GlcG/HbpS family heme-binding protein: MKSIALKTALSIAEAGLSHAEKSGFKPMAVVVVDDGGRLVAFMRGDGASPGRFELALAKANGCVMLGVGGRALAALNASNPGVVTAAGNAFGGKLFPAPGGVLLRDGQGAIIGAVGVSGDTPDNDEAAAIAGIRAAGIDFQP; encoded by the coding sequence ATGAAAAGCATTGCACTGAAGACCGCGCTCTCGATTGCAGAGGCCGGGCTTTCCCACGCTGAAAAATCCGGTTTCAAGCCCATGGCCGTGGTCGTCGTTGACGATGGTGGCCGCCTCGTTGCCTTCATGCGGGGGGATGGCGCCTCGCCGGGCCGGTTCGAACTGGCGCTCGCCAAGGCCAATGGCTGCGTCATGCTGGGTGTCGGCGGCCGGGCGCTTGCAGCACTCAACGCTTCCAATCCCGGTGTCGTAACCGCCGCCGGCAACGCCTTCGGCGGCAAGCTGTTTCCGGCGCCGGGCGGCGTTCTGCTGCGCGATGGTCAGGGCGCAATCATCGGCGCCGTCGGCGTTTCGGGCGATACGCCTGACAATGACGAAGCCGCCGCCATCGCCGGTATCCGCGCAGCAGGCATCGACTTCCAGCCATAA